The proteins below are encoded in one region of Mycteria americana isolate JAX WOST 10 ecotype Jacksonville Zoo and Gardens chromosome 22, USCA_MyAme_1.0, whole genome shotgun sequence:
- the OSBPL7 gene encoding oxysterol-binding protein-related protein 7 isoform X4, which yields MGGGAWPGPPIPLRSPAMGSHEKDASSPKRALSRSNSTVSSKHSSVQQQGSESWEVVEEPRTRGSPGQEPQRQEGYLLKKRKWPLKGWHKRYFVLENGILKYATTCQDVLKGKLHGAIDVRQSVMSVNKKAQRVDLDTEENIYHLKIKPPELFASWVSSLCSHHQGERPEPCPKGGPAGRTPTNTQGPWTRILPSGSAPALSTLASSRDKVNAWLKDSDGLERCSAELSECQAKLQELTSMLQSLEALHRIPSAPLISGSQPSAAAERPKKGKRTTKIWCTQSFAKDDTIGRVGRLHGSVPNLSRYLEPSQSQLPFGLPPEYSQLQRSFWVLAQKVHGSLSSVVAALTAERARLEEMRQALDRRRSAPRPGGAGNAGAALRRFHSLSISSDTTLDSFASLHPDEPDALPAKGREQQLSNRSIVSLADSHTEFFDACEVFLSASSSENEPSDDESCISEATTSACEDATEPGGPGRPPTGAEGPGVPVEPPPLELPGPDPRRRSCLPAPPAPPGDVSLWGLLRSSVGKDLSRVALPVQLNEPLNTLQRLCEELEYSALLDRASRARDPRQRLVYVAAFAVSAYASTYYRAGSKPFNPVLGETYECVRPDRGFRFISEQVCHHPPISACHAESDNFIFWQDMRWKNKFWGKSLEIVPVGTVNVQLPSGPRWIEHYGEVLIRNTRDPSYHCKITFCKARYWGAGANEVQGAVLSRSGTVVERLAGKWHEGLHRGPAPGQCVWRANPMPRDHERNYGFTQFALELNELTPELRRVLPSTDTRLRPDQRYLEEGNVPAAETQKRQIEQLQRDRRRVMEENNITHQARFFRRLTDANGKESWVTNNTYWKLRLDPGFAHLDSAVLW from the exons ATGGGAGGGGGGGCTTGGCCtggtccccccatccccctccgCTCGCCGGCCATGGGCAGCCACGAGAAGGACGCGTCCTCTCCGAAAAGGGCCCTGTCGCGCTCCAACAGCACTGTGTCTTCCAAGCACAGCAGCGTTCAGCAG CAGGGCTCGGAgagctgggaggtggtggaggagcCACGTACGCGGGGCAGCCCGGGCCAGGAGCCGCAGCGGCAGGAGGGCTACCTGCTCaagaagaggaaatggcccctGAAGGGCTGGCACAAG AGGTACTTTGTGCTGGAAAACGGCATCCTGAAATATGCCACCACGTGCCAGGAC GTCCTCAAGGGCAAACTGCACGGAGCCATCGACGTCCGTCAGTCCGTCATGTCCGTCAACAAGAAGGCGCAGCGGGTCGACCTGGACACGGAGGAGAACATCTACCACCTCAAG ATCAAGCCCCCGGAGCTCTTTGCCAGCTGGGtgagcagcctctgctcccatcACCAGGGCGAGAGGCCCGAGCCCTGCCCCAAAGGGGGTCCCGCAGGGAGGACCCCCACCAACACGCAG GGCCCGTGGACGCGGATCCTGCCGTCGGGCAGTGCCCCTGCCCTCTCCACCCTCGCCAGCTCCCGGGACAAGGTGAACGCCTGGCTGAAGGACAGCGACGGGCTGGAGCGCTGCTCGGCCg AGCTGTCGGAGTGCCAGGCGAAGCTGCAGGAGCTGACCAGCATGTTGCAGAGCCTGGAGGCCCTGCACCGCATCCCCTCGGCCCCCCTCATCTCCGGCAGCCAG CCCTCGGCCGCCGCGGAGAGGCCCAAGAAGGGCAAGAGGACCACCAAGATCTGGTGCACCCAGAGCTTTGCCAAGGACGACACCATCGGCAGG gTGGGCCGCCTGCACGGCTCCGTCCCCAACCTCTCACGCTACCTGGAGCCGTCCCAGAGCCAGCTGCCCTTCGGCCTCCCCCCCGAGTACAGCCAGCTGCAGAGGAGCTTCTGGGTCCTGGCCCAGAaag TGCACGGCTCGCTCAGCAGCGTGGTGGCTGCGCTGACGGCCGAGAGGGCCCGTCTGGAGGAGATGCGGCAGGCGCTGGACCGGCGGCGCTCGGCCCCACGCCCGGGCGGTGCCGGCAACGCTGGG GCCGCCCTGCGCCGCTTCCActccctctccatctcctccgACACCACCCTGGACTCCTTCGCCTCGCTGCACCCCGATGAG CCGGATGCGCTGCCAGCCAAGGGCCGGGAGCAGCAGCTCTCCAACCGCAGCATCGTCTCGCTGGCCGACTCGCACACCGAGTTCTTCGACGCCTGCGAGGTCTTCCTCTCCGCCAGCTCCTCCGAGAACGAG CCCTCGGACGACGAGTCGTGCATCAGCGAGGCCACCACCAGCGCCTGCGAGGATGCCACcgagccgggggggccgggccgccccccgacAG GAGCGGAGGGCCCGGGGGTGCCCGTGGAGCCGCCGCCGCTGGAGCTGCCGGGGCCGGACCCGCGGCGGCGGagctgcctgcccgccccccccgctcCACCGGGGGACGTGAGCCTGTGGGGACTGCTGCGGAGCAGCGTGGGGAAGGACCTGTCACGCGTGGCGCTGCCCGTGCAGCTCAACGAGCCGCTCAACACGCTCCAGCGGCTCTGCGAGGAGCTCGAGTACAGCGCGCTGCTGGACCGCGCCAGCCGCGCCCGCGACCCCCGCCAGCGCCTG GTCTACGTGGCCGCCTTCGCCGTGTCCGCCTACGCCTCCACCTACTACCGGGCGGGCAGCAAGCCCTTCAACCCGGTGCTGGGCGAGACCTACGAGTGCGTGCGGCCCGACCGCGGCTTCCGCTTCATCAGCGAgcag gTCTGCCACCACCCCCCTATCTCCGCCTGCCACGCCGAGTCCGACAACTTCATCTTCTGGCAAG ACATGAGGTGGAAGAACAAATTCTGGGGCAAGTCCCTGGAGATCGTCCCCGTGGGCACCGTCAACGTCCAGCTGCCCAG CGGCCCCCGCTGGATCGAGCACTACGGGGAGGTGCTGATCCGCAACACCCGCGACCCCTCCTACCACTGCAAGATCACCTTCTGCAAG GCGCGGTACTGGGGCGCGGGGGCCAACGAGGTGCAGGGGGCCGTGCTGAGCCGCAGCGGGACGGTGGTGGAGCGCCTGGCCGGCAAGTGGCACGAGGGGCTGCACCGTGGGCCTGCCCCGGGACAGTGCGTCTGGAGAGCAA accccatgCCTCGCGACCACGAGAGGAACTACGGCTTCACCCAGTTTGCCCTGGAGCTGAATGAGCTCACGCCCGAGCTGCGGCGGGTCCTGCCCTCCACCGACACCCGCCTGCGCCCCGACCAGCG gtACCTGGAGGAAGGTAACGTGCCGGCGGCCGAGACACAGAAGCGCCAGATCGAGCAGCTGCAGCGGGACCGGCGCCGGGTCATGGAGGAGAACAACATCACCCACCAGGCTCGCTTCTTCAG gcgGCTGACAGATGCCAACGGCAAGGAGTCGTGGGTCACCAACAACACCTACTGGAAGCTGCGCCTGGACCCTGGCTTCGCCCACCTGGACAGCGCAGTGCTCTGGTAG
- the OSBPL7 gene encoding oxysterol-binding protein-related protein 7 isoform X1, translating to MGGGAWPGPPIPLRSPAMGSHEKDASSPKRALSRSNSTVSSKHSSVQQQGSESWEVVEEPRTRGSPGQEPQRQEGYLLKKRKWPLKGWHKRYFVLENGILKYATTCQDVLKGKLHGAIDVRQSVMSVNKKAQRVDLDTEENIYHLKIKPPELFASWVSSLCSHHQGERPEPCPKGGPAGRTPTNTQGPWTRILPSGSAPALSTLASSRDKVNAWLKDSDGLERCSAELSECQAKLQELTSMLQSLEALHRIPSAPLISGSQPSAAAERPKKGKRTTKIWCTQSFAKDDTIGRVGRLHGSVPNLSRYLEPSQSQLPFGLPPEYSQLQRSFWVLAQKVHGSLSSVVAALTAERARLEEMRQALDRRRSAPRPGGAGNAGAALRRFHSLSISSDTTLDSFASLHPDEPDALPAKGREQQLSNRSIVSLADSHTEFFDACEVFLSASSSENEPSDDESCISEATTSACEDATEPGGPGRPPTGAEGPGVPVEPPPLELPGPDPRRRSCLPAPPAPPGDVSLWGLLRSSVGKDLSRVALPVQLNEPLNTLQRLCEELEYSALLDRASRARDPRQRLVYVAAFAVSAYASTYYRAGSKPFNPVLGETYECVRPDRGFRFISEQVCHHPPISACHAESDNFIFWQDMRWKNKFWGKSLEIVPVGTVNVQLPRTGDRFEWNKVTTCIHNVLSGPRWIEHYGEVLIRNTRDPSYHCKITFCKARYWGAGANEVQGAVLSRSGTVVERLAGKWHEGLHRGPAPGQCVWRANPMPRDHERNYGFTQFALELNELTPELRRVLPSTDTRLRPDQRYLEEGNVPAAETQKRQIEQLQRDRRRVMEENNITHQARFFRRLTDANGKESWVTNNTYWKLRLDPGFAHLDSAVLW from the exons ATGGGAGGGGGGGCTTGGCCtggtccccccatccccctccgCTCGCCGGCCATGGGCAGCCACGAGAAGGACGCGTCCTCTCCGAAAAGGGCCCTGTCGCGCTCCAACAGCACTGTGTCTTCCAAGCACAGCAGCGTTCAGCAG CAGGGCTCGGAgagctgggaggtggtggaggagcCACGTACGCGGGGCAGCCCGGGCCAGGAGCCGCAGCGGCAGGAGGGCTACCTGCTCaagaagaggaaatggcccctGAAGGGCTGGCACAAG AGGTACTTTGTGCTGGAAAACGGCATCCTGAAATATGCCACCACGTGCCAGGAC GTCCTCAAGGGCAAACTGCACGGAGCCATCGACGTCCGTCAGTCCGTCATGTCCGTCAACAAGAAGGCGCAGCGGGTCGACCTGGACACGGAGGAGAACATCTACCACCTCAAG ATCAAGCCCCCGGAGCTCTTTGCCAGCTGGGtgagcagcctctgctcccatcACCAGGGCGAGAGGCCCGAGCCCTGCCCCAAAGGGGGTCCCGCAGGGAGGACCCCCACCAACACGCAG GGCCCGTGGACGCGGATCCTGCCGTCGGGCAGTGCCCCTGCCCTCTCCACCCTCGCCAGCTCCCGGGACAAGGTGAACGCCTGGCTGAAGGACAGCGACGGGCTGGAGCGCTGCTCGGCCg AGCTGTCGGAGTGCCAGGCGAAGCTGCAGGAGCTGACCAGCATGTTGCAGAGCCTGGAGGCCCTGCACCGCATCCCCTCGGCCCCCCTCATCTCCGGCAGCCAG CCCTCGGCCGCCGCGGAGAGGCCCAAGAAGGGCAAGAGGACCACCAAGATCTGGTGCACCCAGAGCTTTGCCAAGGACGACACCATCGGCAGG gTGGGCCGCCTGCACGGCTCCGTCCCCAACCTCTCACGCTACCTGGAGCCGTCCCAGAGCCAGCTGCCCTTCGGCCTCCCCCCCGAGTACAGCCAGCTGCAGAGGAGCTTCTGGGTCCTGGCCCAGAaag TGCACGGCTCGCTCAGCAGCGTGGTGGCTGCGCTGACGGCCGAGAGGGCCCGTCTGGAGGAGATGCGGCAGGCGCTGGACCGGCGGCGCTCGGCCCCACGCCCGGGCGGTGCCGGCAACGCTGGG GCCGCCCTGCGCCGCTTCCActccctctccatctcctccgACACCACCCTGGACTCCTTCGCCTCGCTGCACCCCGATGAG CCGGATGCGCTGCCAGCCAAGGGCCGGGAGCAGCAGCTCTCCAACCGCAGCATCGTCTCGCTGGCCGACTCGCACACCGAGTTCTTCGACGCCTGCGAGGTCTTCCTCTCCGCCAGCTCCTCCGAGAACGAG CCCTCGGACGACGAGTCGTGCATCAGCGAGGCCACCACCAGCGCCTGCGAGGATGCCACcgagccgggggggccgggccgccccccgacAG GAGCGGAGGGCCCGGGGGTGCCCGTGGAGCCGCCGCCGCTGGAGCTGCCGGGGCCGGACCCGCGGCGGCGGagctgcctgcccgccccccccgctcCACCGGGGGACGTGAGCCTGTGGGGACTGCTGCGGAGCAGCGTGGGGAAGGACCTGTCACGCGTGGCGCTGCCCGTGCAGCTCAACGAGCCGCTCAACACGCTCCAGCGGCTCTGCGAGGAGCTCGAGTACAGCGCGCTGCTGGACCGCGCCAGCCGCGCCCGCGACCCCCGCCAGCGCCTG GTCTACGTGGCCGCCTTCGCCGTGTCCGCCTACGCCTCCACCTACTACCGGGCGGGCAGCAAGCCCTTCAACCCGGTGCTGGGCGAGACCTACGAGTGCGTGCGGCCCGACCGCGGCTTCCGCTTCATCAGCGAgcag gTCTGCCACCACCCCCCTATCTCCGCCTGCCACGCCGAGTCCGACAACTTCATCTTCTGGCAAG ACATGAGGTGGAAGAACAAATTCTGGGGCAAGTCCCTGGAGATCGTCCCCGTGGGCACCGTCAACGTCCAGCTGCCCAG GACCGGGGACCGCTTCGAGTGGAACAAGGTGACAACGTGCATCCACAACGTCCTCAGCGGCCCCCGCTGGATCGAGCACTACGGGGAGGTGCTGATCCGCAACACCCGCGACCCCTCCTACCACTGCAAGATCACCTTCTGCAAG GCGCGGTACTGGGGCGCGGGGGCCAACGAGGTGCAGGGGGCCGTGCTGAGCCGCAGCGGGACGGTGGTGGAGCGCCTGGCCGGCAAGTGGCACGAGGGGCTGCACCGTGGGCCTGCCCCGGGACAGTGCGTCTGGAGAGCAA accccatgCCTCGCGACCACGAGAGGAACTACGGCTTCACCCAGTTTGCCCTGGAGCTGAATGAGCTCACGCCCGAGCTGCGGCGGGTCCTGCCCTCCACCGACACCCGCCTGCGCCCCGACCAGCG gtACCTGGAGGAAGGTAACGTGCCGGCGGCCGAGACACAGAAGCGCCAGATCGAGCAGCTGCAGCGGGACCGGCGCCGGGTCATGGAGGAGAACAACATCACCCACCAGGCTCGCTTCTTCAG gcgGCTGACAGATGCCAACGGCAAGGAGTCGTGGGTCACCAACAACACCTACTGGAAGCTGCGCCTGGACCCTGGCTTCGCCCACCTGGACAGCGCAGTGCTCTGGTAG
- the OSBPL7 gene encoding oxysterol-binding protein-related protein 7 isoform X2: MGGGAWPGPPIPLRSPAMGSHEKDASSPKRALSRSNSTVSSKHSSVQQGSESWEVVEEPRTRGSPGQEPQRQEGYLLKKRKWPLKGWHKRYFVLENGILKYATTCQDVLKGKLHGAIDVRQSVMSVNKKAQRVDLDTEENIYHLKIKPPELFASWVSSLCSHHQGERPEPCPKGGPAGRTPTNTQGPWTRILPSGSAPALSTLASSRDKVNAWLKDSDGLERCSAELSECQAKLQELTSMLQSLEALHRIPSAPLISGSQPSAAAERPKKGKRTTKIWCTQSFAKDDTIGRVGRLHGSVPNLSRYLEPSQSQLPFGLPPEYSQLQRSFWVLAQKVHGSLSSVVAALTAERARLEEMRQALDRRRSAPRPGGAGNAGAALRRFHSLSISSDTTLDSFASLHPDEPDALPAKGREQQLSNRSIVSLADSHTEFFDACEVFLSASSSENEPSDDESCISEATTSACEDATEPGGPGRPPTGAEGPGVPVEPPPLELPGPDPRRRSCLPAPPAPPGDVSLWGLLRSSVGKDLSRVALPVQLNEPLNTLQRLCEELEYSALLDRASRARDPRQRLVYVAAFAVSAYASTYYRAGSKPFNPVLGETYECVRPDRGFRFISEQVCHHPPISACHAESDNFIFWQDMRWKNKFWGKSLEIVPVGTVNVQLPRTGDRFEWNKVTTCIHNVLSGPRWIEHYGEVLIRNTRDPSYHCKITFCKARYWGAGANEVQGAVLSRSGTVVERLAGKWHEGLHRGPAPGQCVWRANPMPRDHERNYGFTQFALELNELTPELRRVLPSTDTRLRPDQRYLEEGNVPAAETQKRQIEQLQRDRRRVMEENNITHQARFFRRLTDANGKESWVTNNTYWKLRLDPGFAHLDSAVLW, translated from the exons ATGGGAGGGGGGGCTTGGCCtggtccccccatccccctccgCTCGCCGGCCATGGGCAGCCACGAGAAGGACGCGTCCTCTCCGAAAAGGGCCCTGTCGCGCTCCAACAGCACTGTGTCTTCCAAGCACAGCAGCGTTCAGCAG GGCTCGGAgagctgggaggtggtggaggagcCACGTACGCGGGGCAGCCCGGGCCAGGAGCCGCAGCGGCAGGAGGGCTACCTGCTCaagaagaggaaatggcccctGAAGGGCTGGCACAAG AGGTACTTTGTGCTGGAAAACGGCATCCTGAAATATGCCACCACGTGCCAGGAC GTCCTCAAGGGCAAACTGCACGGAGCCATCGACGTCCGTCAGTCCGTCATGTCCGTCAACAAGAAGGCGCAGCGGGTCGACCTGGACACGGAGGAGAACATCTACCACCTCAAG ATCAAGCCCCCGGAGCTCTTTGCCAGCTGGGtgagcagcctctgctcccatcACCAGGGCGAGAGGCCCGAGCCCTGCCCCAAAGGGGGTCCCGCAGGGAGGACCCCCACCAACACGCAG GGCCCGTGGACGCGGATCCTGCCGTCGGGCAGTGCCCCTGCCCTCTCCACCCTCGCCAGCTCCCGGGACAAGGTGAACGCCTGGCTGAAGGACAGCGACGGGCTGGAGCGCTGCTCGGCCg AGCTGTCGGAGTGCCAGGCGAAGCTGCAGGAGCTGACCAGCATGTTGCAGAGCCTGGAGGCCCTGCACCGCATCCCCTCGGCCCCCCTCATCTCCGGCAGCCAG CCCTCGGCCGCCGCGGAGAGGCCCAAGAAGGGCAAGAGGACCACCAAGATCTGGTGCACCCAGAGCTTTGCCAAGGACGACACCATCGGCAGG gTGGGCCGCCTGCACGGCTCCGTCCCCAACCTCTCACGCTACCTGGAGCCGTCCCAGAGCCAGCTGCCCTTCGGCCTCCCCCCCGAGTACAGCCAGCTGCAGAGGAGCTTCTGGGTCCTGGCCCAGAaag TGCACGGCTCGCTCAGCAGCGTGGTGGCTGCGCTGACGGCCGAGAGGGCCCGTCTGGAGGAGATGCGGCAGGCGCTGGACCGGCGGCGCTCGGCCCCACGCCCGGGCGGTGCCGGCAACGCTGGG GCCGCCCTGCGCCGCTTCCActccctctccatctcctccgACACCACCCTGGACTCCTTCGCCTCGCTGCACCCCGATGAG CCGGATGCGCTGCCAGCCAAGGGCCGGGAGCAGCAGCTCTCCAACCGCAGCATCGTCTCGCTGGCCGACTCGCACACCGAGTTCTTCGACGCCTGCGAGGTCTTCCTCTCCGCCAGCTCCTCCGAGAACGAG CCCTCGGACGACGAGTCGTGCATCAGCGAGGCCACCACCAGCGCCTGCGAGGATGCCACcgagccgggggggccgggccgccccccgacAG GAGCGGAGGGCCCGGGGGTGCCCGTGGAGCCGCCGCCGCTGGAGCTGCCGGGGCCGGACCCGCGGCGGCGGagctgcctgcccgccccccccgctcCACCGGGGGACGTGAGCCTGTGGGGACTGCTGCGGAGCAGCGTGGGGAAGGACCTGTCACGCGTGGCGCTGCCCGTGCAGCTCAACGAGCCGCTCAACACGCTCCAGCGGCTCTGCGAGGAGCTCGAGTACAGCGCGCTGCTGGACCGCGCCAGCCGCGCCCGCGACCCCCGCCAGCGCCTG GTCTACGTGGCCGCCTTCGCCGTGTCCGCCTACGCCTCCACCTACTACCGGGCGGGCAGCAAGCCCTTCAACCCGGTGCTGGGCGAGACCTACGAGTGCGTGCGGCCCGACCGCGGCTTCCGCTTCATCAGCGAgcag gTCTGCCACCACCCCCCTATCTCCGCCTGCCACGCCGAGTCCGACAACTTCATCTTCTGGCAAG ACATGAGGTGGAAGAACAAATTCTGGGGCAAGTCCCTGGAGATCGTCCCCGTGGGCACCGTCAACGTCCAGCTGCCCAG GACCGGGGACCGCTTCGAGTGGAACAAGGTGACAACGTGCATCCACAACGTCCTCAGCGGCCCCCGCTGGATCGAGCACTACGGGGAGGTGCTGATCCGCAACACCCGCGACCCCTCCTACCACTGCAAGATCACCTTCTGCAAG GCGCGGTACTGGGGCGCGGGGGCCAACGAGGTGCAGGGGGCCGTGCTGAGCCGCAGCGGGACGGTGGTGGAGCGCCTGGCCGGCAAGTGGCACGAGGGGCTGCACCGTGGGCCTGCCCCGGGACAGTGCGTCTGGAGAGCAA accccatgCCTCGCGACCACGAGAGGAACTACGGCTTCACCCAGTTTGCCCTGGAGCTGAATGAGCTCACGCCCGAGCTGCGGCGGGTCCTGCCCTCCACCGACACCCGCCTGCGCCCCGACCAGCG gtACCTGGAGGAAGGTAACGTGCCGGCGGCCGAGACACAGAAGCGCCAGATCGAGCAGCTGCAGCGGGACCGGCGCCGGGTCATGGAGGAGAACAACATCACCCACCAGGCTCGCTTCTTCAG gcgGCTGACAGATGCCAACGGCAAGGAGTCGTGGGTCACCAACAACACCTACTGGAAGCTGCGCCTGGACCCTGGCTTCGCCCACCTGGACAGCGCAGTGCTCTGGTAG
- the OSBPL7 gene encoding oxysterol-binding protein-related protein 7 isoform X3, with protein sequence MGGGAWPGPPIPLRSPAMGSHEKDASSPKRALSRSNSTVSSKHSSVQQQGSESWEVVEEPRTRGSPGQEPQRQEGYLLKKRKWPLKGWHKRYFVLENGILKYATTCQDVLKGKLHGAIDVRQSVMSVNKKAQRVDLDTEENIYHLKIKPPELFASWVSSLCSHHQGERPEPCPKGGPAGRTPTNTQGPWTRILPSGSAPALSTLASSRDKVNAWLKDSDGLERCSAELSECQAKLQELTSMLQSLEALHRIPSAPLISGSQPSAAAERPKKGKRTTKIWCTQSFAKDDTIGRVGRLHGSVPNLSRYLEPSQSQLPFGLPPEYSQLQRSFWVLAQKVHGSLSSVVAALTAERARLEEMRQALDRRRSAPRPGGAGNAGAALRRFHSLSISSDTTLDSFASLHPDEPDALPAKGREQQLSNRSIVSLADSHTEFFDACEVFLSASSSENEPSDDESCISEATTSACEDATEPGGPGRPPTGAEGPGVPVEPPPLELPGPDPRRRSCLPAPPAPPGDVSLWGLLRSSVGKDLSRVALPVQLNEPLNTLQRLCEELEYSALLDRASRARDPRQRLVYVAAFAVSAYASTYYRAGSKPFNPVLGETYECVRPDRGFRFISEQVCHHPPISACHAESDNFIFWQDMRWKNKFWGKSLEIVPVGTVNVQLPRTGDRFEWNKVTTCIHNVLSGPRWIEHYGEARYWGAGANEVQGAVLSRSGTVVERLAGKWHEGLHRGPAPGQCVWRANPMPRDHERNYGFTQFALELNELTPELRRVLPSTDTRLRPDQRYLEEGNVPAAETQKRQIEQLQRDRRRVMEENNITHQARFFRRLTDANGKESWVTNNTYWKLRLDPGFAHLDSAVLW encoded by the exons ATGGGAGGGGGGGCTTGGCCtggtccccccatccccctccgCTCGCCGGCCATGGGCAGCCACGAGAAGGACGCGTCCTCTCCGAAAAGGGCCCTGTCGCGCTCCAACAGCACTGTGTCTTCCAAGCACAGCAGCGTTCAGCAG CAGGGCTCGGAgagctgggaggtggtggaggagcCACGTACGCGGGGCAGCCCGGGCCAGGAGCCGCAGCGGCAGGAGGGCTACCTGCTCaagaagaggaaatggcccctGAAGGGCTGGCACAAG AGGTACTTTGTGCTGGAAAACGGCATCCTGAAATATGCCACCACGTGCCAGGAC GTCCTCAAGGGCAAACTGCACGGAGCCATCGACGTCCGTCAGTCCGTCATGTCCGTCAACAAGAAGGCGCAGCGGGTCGACCTGGACACGGAGGAGAACATCTACCACCTCAAG ATCAAGCCCCCGGAGCTCTTTGCCAGCTGGGtgagcagcctctgctcccatcACCAGGGCGAGAGGCCCGAGCCCTGCCCCAAAGGGGGTCCCGCAGGGAGGACCCCCACCAACACGCAG GGCCCGTGGACGCGGATCCTGCCGTCGGGCAGTGCCCCTGCCCTCTCCACCCTCGCCAGCTCCCGGGACAAGGTGAACGCCTGGCTGAAGGACAGCGACGGGCTGGAGCGCTGCTCGGCCg AGCTGTCGGAGTGCCAGGCGAAGCTGCAGGAGCTGACCAGCATGTTGCAGAGCCTGGAGGCCCTGCACCGCATCCCCTCGGCCCCCCTCATCTCCGGCAGCCAG CCCTCGGCCGCCGCGGAGAGGCCCAAGAAGGGCAAGAGGACCACCAAGATCTGGTGCACCCAGAGCTTTGCCAAGGACGACACCATCGGCAGG gTGGGCCGCCTGCACGGCTCCGTCCCCAACCTCTCACGCTACCTGGAGCCGTCCCAGAGCCAGCTGCCCTTCGGCCTCCCCCCCGAGTACAGCCAGCTGCAGAGGAGCTTCTGGGTCCTGGCCCAGAaag TGCACGGCTCGCTCAGCAGCGTGGTGGCTGCGCTGACGGCCGAGAGGGCCCGTCTGGAGGAGATGCGGCAGGCGCTGGACCGGCGGCGCTCGGCCCCACGCCCGGGCGGTGCCGGCAACGCTGGG GCCGCCCTGCGCCGCTTCCActccctctccatctcctccgACACCACCCTGGACTCCTTCGCCTCGCTGCACCCCGATGAG CCGGATGCGCTGCCAGCCAAGGGCCGGGAGCAGCAGCTCTCCAACCGCAGCATCGTCTCGCTGGCCGACTCGCACACCGAGTTCTTCGACGCCTGCGAGGTCTTCCTCTCCGCCAGCTCCTCCGAGAACGAG CCCTCGGACGACGAGTCGTGCATCAGCGAGGCCACCACCAGCGCCTGCGAGGATGCCACcgagccgggggggccgggccgccccccgacAG GAGCGGAGGGCCCGGGGGTGCCCGTGGAGCCGCCGCCGCTGGAGCTGCCGGGGCCGGACCCGCGGCGGCGGagctgcctgcccgccccccccgctcCACCGGGGGACGTGAGCCTGTGGGGACTGCTGCGGAGCAGCGTGGGGAAGGACCTGTCACGCGTGGCGCTGCCCGTGCAGCTCAACGAGCCGCTCAACACGCTCCAGCGGCTCTGCGAGGAGCTCGAGTACAGCGCGCTGCTGGACCGCGCCAGCCGCGCCCGCGACCCCCGCCAGCGCCTG GTCTACGTGGCCGCCTTCGCCGTGTCCGCCTACGCCTCCACCTACTACCGGGCGGGCAGCAAGCCCTTCAACCCGGTGCTGGGCGAGACCTACGAGTGCGTGCGGCCCGACCGCGGCTTCCGCTTCATCAGCGAgcag gTCTGCCACCACCCCCCTATCTCCGCCTGCCACGCCGAGTCCGACAACTTCATCTTCTGGCAAG ACATGAGGTGGAAGAACAAATTCTGGGGCAAGTCCCTGGAGATCGTCCCCGTGGGCACCGTCAACGTCCAGCTGCCCAG GACCGGGGACCGCTTCGAGTGGAACAAGGTGACAACGTGCATCCACAACGTCCTCAGCGGCCCCCGCTGGATCGAGCACTACGGGGAG GCGCGGTACTGGGGCGCGGGGGCCAACGAGGTGCAGGGGGCCGTGCTGAGCCGCAGCGGGACGGTGGTGGAGCGCCTGGCCGGCAAGTGGCACGAGGGGCTGCACCGTGGGCCTGCCCCGGGACAGTGCGTCTGGAGAGCAA accccatgCCTCGCGACCACGAGAGGAACTACGGCTTCACCCAGTTTGCCCTGGAGCTGAATGAGCTCACGCCCGAGCTGCGGCGGGTCCTGCCCTCCACCGACACCCGCCTGCGCCCCGACCAGCG gtACCTGGAGGAAGGTAACGTGCCGGCGGCCGAGACACAGAAGCGCCAGATCGAGCAGCTGCAGCGGGACCGGCGCCGGGTCATGGAGGAGAACAACATCACCCACCAGGCTCGCTTCTTCAG gcgGCTGACAGATGCCAACGGCAAGGAGTCGTGGGTCACCAACAACACCTACTGGAAGCTGCGCCTGGACCCTGGCTTCGCCCACCTGGACAGCGCAGTGCTCTGGTAG